In Syntrophorhabdaceae bacterium, the following proteins share a genomic window:
- a CDS encoding methyltransferase domain-containing protein produces the protein MPEINVTRGYGLLETFLAKKRAGMANSLISPQLRTGRILDIGCGTTPYFLLNTSFAGRYGLDKVTQSGEKTIASGDSIVLANFDIEREEKIPFEDDYFNVVTMLAVFEHILPERLPAVVKEIHRILRPGGMYILTTPAWWTDRLLRFMARLRLVSPAEIEEHKDRYAPRKISSILQQGGFTAENIRTGYFEIGMNIWATAVKTTPNHQ, from the coding sequence ATGCCTGAAATTAATGTTACCCGCGGCTACGGTCTCCTGGAGACCTTCCTGGCAAAGAAGCGCGCCGGAATGGCGAATAGCCTGATTTCCCCACAGCTTCGTACAGGGAGGATCCTTGACATCGGCTGCGGAACGACACCGTATTTCCTTCTCAATACGTCATTTGCCGGGAGATACGGGCTTGATAAAGTGACGCAAAGCGGCGAGAAAACCATCGCCAGTGGCGACAGCATCGTCCTTGCAAACTTTGACATTGAAAGAGAAGAAAAGATACCTTTCGAAGATGATTATTTCAATGTTGTAACAATGCTTGCAGTATTCGAGCATATCCTGCCTGAACGCCTTCCTGCTGTTGTAAAAGAGATCCACCGTATCTTAAGACCGGGCGGCATGTATATACTGACCACTCCGGCATGGTGGACCGACAGGCTTCTGCGGTTCATGGCACGTCTGAGGCTCGTTAGCCCTGCTGAGATCGAAGAACACAAGGACAGGTACGCTCCCCGGAAGATTTCTTCCATACTGCAGCAAGGTGGGTTCACCGCGGAAAACATACGAACAGGGTATTTTGAAATAGGGATGAACATATGGGCAACAGCTGTAAAAACAACACCCAATCACCAATAA
- a CDS encoding type II toxin-antitoxin system VapC family toxin: protein MKNRPFIFDSHALLKLFQREKRFEKIAKLLEDIRKKEITRFINAINVGEIIYITKREFGDQKKIEVLANIERMGFIILSVPDTLIFQAAEYKATYSISYADCFVLASAVEHQATIVTGDPEFKKAGDLVDIYWI, encoded by the coding sequence ATGAAGAACAGACCCTTTATATTTGACAGCCACGCGCTTTTGAAATTATTTCAGCGGGAAAAGAGGTTCGAAAAGATAGCAAAGCTTCTTGAGGATATACGAAAGAAAGAAATTACAAGGTTTATTAATGCCATAAACGTCGGAGAGATAATCTATATTACCAAGCGAGAATTTGGTGATCAGAAAAAGATAGAAGTCCTTGCCAATATTGAAAGGATGGGGTTCATTATTTTGTCTGTGCCGGACACCTTGATATTTCAGGCTGCCGAATATAAGGCAACTTACAGCATTTCTTATGCCGATTGCTTTGTCCTTGCCTCTGCCGTTGAACATCAGGCGACGATAGTCACCGGCGACCCGGAATTTAAGAAAGCAGGTGATCTCGTAGATATTTATTGGATATGA